In Hippocampus zosterae strain Florida chromosome 21, ASM2543408v3, whole genome shotgun sequence, the genomic window gacggcagTCAACAGGTGGCCGTCCAATCCACATAGTCCAATCATGCGTAGATTGGAcgccatctttttttgttttttaaaatctcccCTCTCAGTGACATGCACGCATCACACGAGTACCAACACTCTGAGAAGGCCACTTACCTGAGAGGCAGGATGACGATCCCCACGGGCCCTGTTGGATCCCCGAGCGGGCCGCTTCAGACTCGACGCTCCTGGAAGGACATATCATAAGTCGTTTCATAAAAAggtacacacagtatatactaACTGTGACCGGTAAACTGACTGAATCACGACATGGTTGAGATCAGGCTTATTTTTTGTCGAGAGGCTTCAAACTGCTCATAATTGGCAACACAGTTATTAATAATTGTTATTGATAGCTTAGTAGGGCGTGAATATGCTGGTCCACTCAACTTGAGGACAAATTGGAGTGGGCGTGGCCCACGAACTGAGACGAGTCAAAGGCGGAAGCACAAGATACGATTCAATACTTCCCTCTGGCAGACATTTGGAGTAATTGCAGCCAAGCGATGGGCTGCTTCGTTTGGTCGGTCAGGCGCTATTATTTTCCGAAattatattttgtgtattttgattAAATACACCGCCTATAACGTGTATTTTTTCAGTCGTTTTGTTCTATACTGTTTTGATACGTGCCCAAGTGCAATCCATGTGTTTGCATATTGTTTCACAAAGCAAGAAAACCGGAAGTGATGACGGCGCAGATGTGCCTGGTGTCATCTTACAACTTCATTGAGTGATTTTTAGGCCACACTAGGTTGGTAAAGTTTGGTGAATTTGCCGGAGTGAACGCCTGAAAATATTTAGTAAGCGTACGACCCAGGTTGAACTTCATAAACTGCCTTTTCAAAATTTGTGGTTGAGATGCTTagttttggttaaaaaaatactacGTTGCAATATCGGACAGGAGAGCCCTGGTTTGGACCGATTTGGAGAGGTGGATAAGGGGTGGTATGCAGATAGAAAGTCCCGATCAAATAGCTCGGCAACACATTAAGAAATAAGAGCATAGTCAAGATTTTGGTATAATTGCTCAGCTAGAAAACACTGTCGGTTATAGATTAGGAACGTTACGAAAGTTCGTAATTTGACTTAGTATTAAGAAGAGCTGGAAAATTGTTCAACTCAACCCTGTTTAGGAGATTGGGAAGCAGCCTCAATGCGTTTATGACATCAAGCTAGGAAGGTGCTGTTCAATAGTCTGGTCATATTCTCATCAAGATGGTCGTGACAAATTCGCCATAATTGTCTTTTAGACTTGTCTGCGAGTTTGTCGAGCTCAATGAGTTCAGATTTCGGAGGGTACCTCTTGGAAGTCGTCCACAGCCGGCGACGTCTGTCGGGATGACGATGGTGGTGGTCGGTAGAAAAAGTCTGGGTCTGCCACATCATCTTCGTCAGCAGTGGCctttttgccccccaaaatatctgcacaaaataaatcagaaaacataGCCGTCATTGTGAATGTCAACATTATAGGTCGCAATCTATTTATGCATGTTTATTTTGACACGTATAGGTACAGACAGAATGCAAAGTAATTGAATGAGGCTAAACGAATGTCTATTGCGACAGGCATGCACATTTCGTCGTTTTGGAAACGCATTTGAGAAAAggacgcaaacaaacaaaagtttggAAGTGCGCGTTTTTCATGGAGTTATTTCGCTCGTTTTAACTCCGCCAACGCGCAAGGCACTCATATAATCGGTTAGTGTCAGTCCTCAACCCAAAAATAGGCGCGATTCGGCgacttactgtaattattttcggaGTTACAACCTGAATTATGCGAGAAAAGTTTGCGACAAGTTCGAATCGCTGCCTTCGGGTAAACACGGAAGTGTGTCGTATGACAAAACTCCGTTGATTGGTCGAATGCTGGAATAACGCCACGTGACGTTCATGATCGATGGTGATTGGCTGGTACGAGTCATGTGATTTTCCAAGTTCTTAAAAAACTAGTACAGTTTGCGCAAATGAGTGCTAAAAAATGATTGATATGCGGCTCAAAACGTGTGACGAAAAAACAACACCTTACTAAAAAACCTCGGGCCATTTTCTACAATAATCGTGTGCGATTTAATGGGTGTTGGGGGTAAGGGGGTGAGACGATTGGTTaatgcagtacagtatttgcGCCCCGAGACGCCATTAACCCTCGTTGATTGGCTAGGTCTGAATCACGTGGTTCTTGGCACGTTAAGTAAACTAATGAATAATAAAGAATCGAAGCCAATGTCGTCATCGACAATGTTTTTAACTCCCAAATAATTAAGGATGCATCATTAATTTGCTAATGGCATAAGTGACAACAACGAATATTCCACAGCATGCTACACAGAGCGTTAATGTTTCGAATACTCACTCAAAAACTGTCGACATTTACAGGTTAGCTCTGGACGTTTACTCCAACGTATCGACTTATATCCACTCCTTCAGTGAAGACCATGGGCATGTACTTGAGGTTGCCCCTTTGCTGGGAAACGGCAACACGTCAACTCGTGCGCCATTTTGTGTGTCTGCGCTGCCCTGTCCATGGACTCAACTTCGGGAAGAAACAAAGTGCAAAACGTTTATGCTCACTCTTGAGGTATACGTTTGTGGCCATAAAAAAGAGTCAATGAATCGTACATTTTAAGTGATTTATTTCACCATGTGCAAATGTCTCCAATGTTCCTGGATGACCTAGCATGGCATCACGCTCAGCAAGCAGCCTTGTTGTCGTCACCAAACCCGGACTGACGTCATACATTCGCCCATGTGACACGTTTTTTGGAGGAgggttggttgtttttgtttttcttggcgGGGGGAAACAGAACACTCGTTTTTATGATCACAAGTGAGATACGAATCCATCATTCATGCAGTAGTCCTCCAGATGTCCAGATCGCAGAGCCACACACAGTGCGACATTACGTGTCAATGAAAACAGGTGTTTAAAAAAGGCACATTTTCAGTGTTTGAATTAAAACACAGATGTCGTATTGTGTTGAATTCAGTCGAAAGATGAGATAGCATTGCCATTAGGATGAGCAAGACTAGTAACCCATGTTCAGTCTTCAGAGTCGCTTCATGGTCAcccttggaaagaaaaaatatataatcagtcaaaaataaaaataaacaacaatgaaGATAACATTCAAGGGAACGTGCTTGCACCCTTTGAAATTCAGTTCTTTGCAGAAATTACTGTTAATTAAAACGACCGGTTAAATTCAGGGCAAAttctaaaaacggattactaggTGATGATAAAATGTAATACTATGATTATTATGGGTTTTACTCTGTACGTTTATCAAGAGTATATTGCAAAACATGCTGGCCAGTTTAGCCACTTCCGTAGACGCCCACTAACTTCCAAAGCCACAAACGTCTCCACTTACGATTTTAGGGTACGAGGAAATACATAATCAGAAAAAACACGACATTAAAGGCGACGAAGAGCCAAAAGTCGAACCAGTACGAGTGTTTTGGCAAAGACAACGTAGTTTCGTTGAATTTCGCGAGGTCTTCGTCTCGCTTAAGTGGTGACAGTCCCATGTTTGCCTGACGTAaaatgatgcattcaatgacggGGTGAATTCGGAGATATTTCCATTACAAAAAGGGGAAGAGAATCGCATGATGCTCGGTCCTATTTTGTTCAAGAGTCATTTTTATTGGAGTACACGGCTGCGTAAGTTATTTTATATGCGGAAACGTTGAATGTATGCGAGTATCTGCCCGTATGCGCaagataaaataatattttttgtattttccagtTACTTTGAACGCGACTCACACCCGAATCCGGATGTGGACCTTCAACTGAAATGTTCTTCATAAACAGCAGATGGCGCAATCAATTCAGCCCAAACTGGCGCTGCCCCCAAACAACTGCAGAAGAAATTGAAAGAGAAGGACAACGAAACAATCAGTGAATCAAATTGTAGTCAAAcacgaagaggaaaaaaaaccacatgcaCAATTTAAGTTAATCGCAGTGCTAAGATCTATATATAATAAACACTGTAATGGAGTCTGtggaaaatgtcacaataactTCTGTACTCAACGGACTCAAGAGTCGTACAATCTCGAGGGTGCACTAGTGGAAAGCTGTCTTCACTTAAAGCTTAAGATTCCACTACTAGTATCATTTTTTACAGCATTCAACAAAtgacccttactagtaaacaacTACTACTGCTAGTAGTACTGCACTGCAATTTATATTCGATAACAGCTTTTTGTCAGGAGTCAGACCAAGAACAACTGTCTTactgatatttttttcactataCCTGTGCCGCTTTTCATCCACAAGTACACAATTAAACTTCCCGAAACCTAAATTAAACGACTATTACACTCGTATTCAGCCCAGCAAGTAGTCGCAAGGGGGAGACAAAGTCCAAGTCAAGAATaaatgcaaatactgtataGTAGCGTACAGGACTGTAAAAGTTGTAACACAAAGTCAAGTTAGGTAATTAATTTCGTTTGACGAAATTGGTTTGTTTCCttataacaaacaaaaagttttaGTGTGCATGAAGTGGTGTCTCCCCCGCCCCGTGTTACAGGAAGacgaaatgtgtgtgtgtaagtgttgcGCGTGTGTAACAGGAACCCATCCCGGTGAGCAGGAAGCGAACAGTATGACGTCAGCTCGCCGAGTGGCGtcctgtgcgcgcgcgcgcgtttcgcctgagtgtgtgcgtgcgtgcgtgggttttcgcagACGGGAATAATGCGCCAGAGGAAGTGCGCCCGATGTCCGTCTGCGCGTCCCGACTTCCTGCTCTGTGGGTAAGCAAAGCACAGAGCAGAGCCGCGGATCCGCTTTCGCGCACAGCGGCATGGAGCCACAACACAACAAGACACACAGCCTGCTTTAAAAGACTTTACGCGCATCCGGGCGGACCGAAAGAAGAGGATCAGCCGTGCCATAAACAAGGGTAGGAGCGAGTTCTGTCCGTTTCTGTTGtgccacagcaaaaaaaaaaaaacaacaacaaaaaagacgtctttaaaagccattttttctttcaatcacGTTCGAATATGGTCGATCGCCTGAAAAATGACGCGAATGTGGCGCGTAGTTGTATGGAACACGCTAAAAGTCGCGCAAAACTACATTTTCCAGAGTCTTTGAGGTATTCCGAattatatatttaataaaaacGTCTAGTGGAAGGGAGGGGGGcgctacgtttttttttatataggcACTTTTAGATACTGGGTCGTCTGGACTTTCTAGACGAATCAAATGAGTCATCACAAAAACGTGCAGTATATTTTCAAAACGGcactagaaaaaaaagaggcttcttaTTTGGTGTGCTCGAGTGTAGGAGGATCTTAATTATGCATCACATGAGGCTTAGTAAACTTCCTGTGACTCAAAAGCACGTAGCAGCTTTCGCCAGTCAACTGGTTGGAGAGGACCACTTTTATTCTGAAAACACATAAATCAGAAGCCAAACCTCAAACTAACAAGCGCCAACACAGAAATGCATTAtacgtatatgtgtgtgtgtgtgtgtgtgttttctggtGACAGGAAGTCAGACCTTCCTCTGAGGCACGGCTTTAAATCCGGGAAAACGCCCCTGAATGACAGGAAGTGCTCGTTTTAGGCCCACACACAAAGTTGCAAGTTCCTCCGTCAGTTAACACAGAACGCAAACAGGAAAAAGCACAGGAGGAAGGGCGTATTAATTATGATTTATGATGGCAATGGCGAACCACTCCTCAGATGGCGGCCGCTTTGGTTGCGGCGGCTGTTTCAGGTCGCTTTTGTCAGAAAGTCGAGGctgcaaaaaaattgtaatgtaGTTGTAATGGCGTAATTAAGGGCTCGTCTTGAATGGCTCTTCGTCAACAAGGCGAGTTAAGGAGCCGGGAGACGAGTAAACACAAAGGCAGACAGGTAAACTAGCCTGTTCGACGAGGCCACTGGCCAAGCCTGGCTATATTACCATGGAGACAAGCGCATGCATCATGAATAGTAATACCTTAGTAATAACAGCATGTGAATATTTACATTTCGTAAAAGACTGCATTCAATTTTTGTAAGGACTGTACTATAATTACTGTGTGCCAACTTGTTTTGGAATCTGCGTTTGAACAGAAAGTACCGGGCATTTATTCACCGTGAGACAAATTggatttgtcccccccccccccccactctcaaATACGGTCATTATATAAATCTGTGTGAATATCACTTTCTTCGAACTACTCGGCGTACACGGCCAGCAGCGCTTTCAATTTCGACTGCGGACTTCAGCGTCGCAGATAGCACGTCTGCTCGCTGCCGCGCTCGTTAGGATAACGACATCGACACGTGACGAGAGGCGGGATCGTTGTTCGCGAACCCACCTGCTCGCTGGAGTTTATTTGATATGTAGCATTTATTCATCCAAAGGCATAATGATTTAGGGCAGGGCATCTGTTGGGGCGGAGGCCACTACTTGAAGAAATGTGGCAACTCTACGATTAATGAGACAATTTACCCCCGGCAGCACTACAAGTCAATATTTAATGcgtaatgtttttattttactgcaCACTACTcaacaaaaatgccacaaaaaaagTAGACGTACTGAAATAATGAGGATCTCGTCTCAAATTGGTCGAACACGATTTCCGCGGTGTGAATGGCAACGGGTTCATTGGCATTTTACGCCATCTTGTGGAATAGATTCGAATGGTTCTTCCTGTCGCTATACGTCACAGGCGTAGATAGATGAACACAGATACAACAAGTGGcgtaaataaaatcattttggaaTGCGGGGAATCACTGCATTCGTCGTATTAACAGcatgtgagtgtaaattacgACAAGTCTACTTCGCACGGGCTAGGCGAATAGCGACAATTCGCAAATCCGTGCGATTCTCAGGAAGTGTGGTCGAGCTAAATGCTCAAACACTAACgagagtcaacattttttttccccccttcgcAATCCATCATCATATTTCATGACATACAATATAGCAAACATACCGCGGACTAACTAAACAACATTCCTGAGATCATTTCTGTCGTTTGTGCATAAATACATCAACGGGTAAAATGGCGTGATGTGTCCACGAGGCACCTCCCACAATTTACGACTCTAACGCACTCTATACGTTCGCTGGAGCCACTTTACCAACTACGAGAAGGTCCACAGGTTCACTGTAAAAtgcaaaagattttttaaaaattcttttgTGATGACCGAGTAACTACATGTCAAGCAAGGCGTCCACTAGTTGTCTTGGCAACGCACGATCACTAAAATAGATCGCTACATTTTTCACGCTAGTGGCATGCGCTTCAGTCTATTCTTGGATGCGAGTTGCCAGGATTTGAAAGGTGCACAGTCCAGGTGCAGGCTGTTTCCTATTTTGCATAGCAAACAAGCTAATGAAGTTGCGGCGTTCACATGATGCTACAATCAAATAATAGGTCACATGGCAGCCTTTGTTCATTATTCAAAGGTATTATCCGATGCCAAAGTGGTAAGTTTGTACCCGTTTTTCAAGTTCTCTGTATGAAGCTATTCCGAGTgtaaaacattttgtgtgtgtgtttgtgtgcgctcaATCACCAAAGTACTCCAATCTGAAACAATGGAGCATCACAACATTCGACAATCTCTTGCTAACAAAtgaactattttatttattcatcgcACACTGCAGGAATGTTTGATGTCAAGCAGATGTCGTTTTTACCTGgttcattttttggggctctCATGTCTCAAGGACCACCCGTAATCCTACGACGGCCATTGAAATGCAATTTAATATATTAGAACCCCCAAATAATCCTAAAAAATGCTGAGGaatatgtaaaattatgtttcatAGACAAGGGTGGAAATAAATGTTATCAAATTCTGTTACCAGTTGTTGTACCTTCCAGATTGCTGCCATCATGGAGAGCTCCAGTACACTGTGGCAGTtcctcctgcagctgctgctTGACCAAAGCCACAAACATCTCATCTGCTGGACGTCGGATGACGGCGAGTTCAAGCTGCTCAAGTCGGAGGAGGTGGCCAAGCTGTGGGGCCTGCGAAAGAACAAGAGCAACATGAACTATGACAAGTTGAGCCGGGCCCTGCGCTACTACTACGACAAAGTAAGCTTTTGCGCACGGACACAAGTCATGTGTGTCGAGTCCCCCCACGAACCCaatcttgctattttttccagaATATCATCAAGAAGGTGATCGGCCAGAAGTTTGTGTACAAGTTTGTGTATTTCCCCGACATTCTGAAGATGGACCCGGCTGCCGTGGAGGCCGGCCGGCGGACCGAAGACTGCAGAAGTGCGCCGTCGGAAGCTGAGGACGAAGATGGGAGGCACCGATACCTCCACACCGGCTCTCTACGTCACACCCTAGAAAGAGCCCACTCCATTAAGAGAGACATCAGATATGATCGCCATGACGACAGCTCCACAGTCATCCGATTCGTCACTAACCGTGGCCATTCCTCTCACCCTTCTGTGACTGAAAACTCCCCGGCTCGCTCGTCCTCGCCACAGAGTCCCGTCTTTGCAGTGACTGATGAATCCGAACAGGGCGATGTGCCTTTAAACCTGTCATCGGGTCAGAGGGAACGAGAGCGTTCCAAGTTCAGGAAACCCAAAGACCTGGAAATTTCATCCTCGTCCCACCTCGTGACAGGAAATGACCTTGTCTCTATTGCCCTGAAAAGTCCAGCACTTCCCTCTGGCTCCTTGACTCCAGCTTTCCTGACTACACAGGTACAAAATGGTGTGGAACATATTTCTCAATGCAGGGAGAAGGCATGTGCGAATAGGAAACTCTCAGTCGGGGAGGAAATGGGAAAGGGGAGGAGGTTTATAAGTGATGCCATATGTTCCAGAAGGGTTACTGGCAACAAAGCCACACTTACATTGGACTTAACTCGGCAGTGAGGGCATGACATGACGAGCCGCCATTTTGCgtttgaggaggagggagggggtgagagGGGGAAACTGGCGTTTTTAAGCAATTTGCTAGCGAGCTCCCTTTTCGAGGAAACGACTTGAAAAGTTGCAGTTCAATTACTTACgtggaaaataaacatttaaggATACAGAAAATCTAAAAGTCGAGGGGTAGGAATAAATTATTTACCGTAGATAACCAAGCTCATAACTTACCAAACTTGGCGCGGTTCCTGTTTATTTCCTGCTTTGTCTTCTTCGAATGCCTCTGAGCTGAAAATCAGTTGCGCCGTTTAGAAGCCCTCTGCTGGTTTTAGTAAGTAGTGCAAGCCATACAGCCCGACttcctgcctgtctgtctgtacTTGATGCCAAAGTAAACACGAGTTTTCCATCTTCACATTATTACCCTGCGGCTTTGCTTTTTTGCTTTGTAGACGCCATCTGGTCTACTGCTCACCCCCAATCCGCTGCTGTCCAACGTCCACTTCTGGTCCAATTTAAGTCCGGTAGGACCTCCAAGCCCAGCCCAGCTGCAGAGCCATCCCACCTTCCAGGTAACACCAACACCTCCATTTGAATCaacaaaatatgtttgtttggttttttaaaTTCGCTATTGTCTCCCCGCAAGTTCCCAACCTTGCTGAATGGAGCCATTCCACTGCCTTGGCACAATGCggacatttcttcttctttgctgaTCTCCTCCCACAAGTCTTGTTAATGTAGACCTGGGCcaatcagcctttttttttaaaactgaaactgtctttttatattttttctagGTGGGTAAAAAAAGGGGTAAGACAgtcaaatgcattttacataTCACGCGGCAAGTTTGAGAAAACTGGAAAGGCCAGCAATTTTcgttttgtgaaaatgtgatgTTTGGGAGACGCAACTGGGTTTGTAAACCAGTCAAGTGACATTGACACAGCAGTTGTACAGGCTTCCCCCACCTCTGAAACAATTCCTTTGTTCTGAAATAATGCACATGCTTACATTCGGgtgcgcaaagaaaaaaagctattGCGACATGCTAATCATTTTTGTGtgatattttcaatgccttACATCGGTTGTGCCTTATATAATTCACCCTATTTGCTATGATATACAAATGCTTatgaaatgctttaaaaaaaatgattcttttataggaaataaaagtgtttttctCAAGAGTTTGTCTCGATATCGAAACAGATGGATGTACTGAAGAACCTGTTTAAATCAATCATTTGATTTCTGACGACCCCTTGTGgtcatttgtatattttttccgGGCCTGTTCATTTCGAGTCGTTCTCATCCATAGAGCCGTCAAAATATTCGAACCGTCTCCGAGTTACGATGCCATCCAGAGAGAACAAACTCAGACTTGTTATATGAAAAAAGATTCCATTTACTTTGCGATGGTTATGAGAAATAAATAATTCCAGTAGAAagagtctcacacacacactcgccgcACAGCAGGCCTTGCATGCAGCAGGCGCACATTGTTGTTGTACACACATAATACACACAAACGCTCTCGCACGTGCCCCCAAAGTGAGgacatt contains:
- the elk3 gene encoding ETS domain-containing protein Elk-3 isoform X1, yielding MSVCASRLPALWVSKAQSRAADPLSRTAAWSHNTTRHTACFKRLYAHPGGPKEEDQPCHKQGCCTFQIAAIMESSSTLWQFLLQLLLDQSHKHLICWTSDDGEFKLLKSEEVAKLWGLRKNKSNMNYDKLSRALRYYYDKNIIKKVIGQKFVYKFVYFPDILKMDPAAVEAGRRTEDCRSAPSEAEDEDGRHRYLHTGSLRHTLERAHSIKRDIRYDRHDDSSTVIRFVTNRGHSSHPSVTENSPARSSSPQSPVFAVTDESEQGDVPLNLSSGQRERERSKFRKPKDLEISSSSHLVTGNDLVSIALKSPALPSGSLTPAFLTTQTPSGLLLTPNPLLSNVHFWSNLSPVGPPSPAQLQSHPTFQFPTLLNGAIPLPWHNADISSSLLISSHKSC
- the elk3 gene encoding ETS domain-containing protein Elk-3 isoform X2 — encoded protein: MESSSTLWQFLLQLLLDQSHKHLICWTSDDGEFKLLKSEEVAKLWGLRKNKSNMNYDKLSRALRYYYDKNIIKKVIGQKFVYKFVYFPDILKMDPAAVEAGRRTEDCRSAPSEAEDEDGRHRYLHTGSLRHTLERAHSIKRDIRYDRHDDSSTVIRFVTNRGHSSHPSVTENSPARSSSPQSPVFAVTDESEQGDVPLNLSSGQRERERSKFRKPKDLEISSSSHLVTGNDLVSIALKSPALPSGSLTPAFLTTQTPSGLLLTPNPLLSNVHFWSNLSPVGPPSPAQLQSHPTFQFPTLLNGAIPLPWHNADISSSLLISSHKSC